The Stackebrandtia nassauensis DSM 44728 genome includes the window TGGCTCTGCTCGCGGCGCAGCCGGTTCATCAGCGCCGTGGTGGTCTTGGTGTCCAGCAGCGACTGTCCGGTGGCGACGGTGCGCACCGCGCCCAGCAGGTCGGCGCCCAGCACCTGCTTGAGGACGAAGCCCGAAGCTCCGGCCATGATCGCGTCGAACAGTGCCTCGTCGTCGGCGAACGAGGTCAGCATCAGGCAGTTGAGCTTGGGAAGTTTGGACTTCAGTTCCCGGCACACCTCGACGCCGTTGCCGTCGGGCAGCCGGACGTCCAGGATCGCCACGTCGGGATCGGCCGCGGGGACCCGGGCCTCGGCCTCGGCGGCGGTGGCGGCCTCACCGACGATGGTGAACTCGGGCTCGGCTTCGAGCACGTTGGCCAGTCCGCGGCGTACGATCTCGTGATCGTCGACCAGGAATACGCGTACGGTCACGTCCCGCACCTTTCATTCCGTCGGGCAATGGGGTTGATCGGCCGCGCGGCGAGGAGCGTGCTGTACGGGCCGGTGCGTATGGATACCCAGTCAACCGTGTCGCCAGGATGAAAGTTCAGGGACGAAGGACTCTGGTTCCAAGGTCCTTTCGAACCGTGACCGTCGGTAGTGGCGACGCTTCACCGGTCGGCGAGCAACTTGGCGACCGTGGCGTCCATGTCTAGACTATCGCCCTCTTTCCCCTTGGGAACCAACGCATAGCTGCGTCTCAGAAACCGGGACACCAGCGACCGGGACACCTCGAACAGGGCGTTCCCGTCGGGGGAGGACAGGGCCAGCGCGATCGCGTCCCCACGCGGCGTCGACCAGGGCCACACCCTCACATCGCCCATGCCGGTGGGTTCGACGAGACCGGCGGCCAACAGCTCCCGGGCGAAGGACCAGCTGACCTGTTCGGCGTCGGGGTTGCCGGGGTGGAACATGACGTGTATCGCGTACGGGTCGTCGGCGTCGTAGCGCATGCTGGCGCGCACGTTGACCGTGGTGAAATCGGTCGCGACGAACCGCATGGTGGTATCGACCTCGACGGTCGCGGGACGTGTGGTCGCCATCGTGTGCCCCCCGGGCTGCTCGGGCGAGTCCCAGTACTCGCCATTTCCATATCTGGTGTCTACCACTCTTAGCGACC containing:
- a CDS encoding response regulator, which gives rise to MTVRVFLVDDHEIVRRGLANVLEAEPEFTIVGEAATAAEAEARVPAADPDVAILDVRLPDGNGVEVCRELKSKLPKLNCLMLTSFADDEALFDAIMAGASGFVLKQVLGADLLGAVRTVATGQSLLDTKTTTALMNRLRREQSQVDPLCELSQQERKVLELIGLGLTNRQIAGRMFLAEKTVKNYVSHLLAKLGMTSRTQAAVLATEVRTGQRAPQEED
- a CDS encoding SsgA family sporulation/cell division regulator is translated as MATTRPATVEVDTTMRFVATDFTTVNVRASMRYDADDPYAIHVMFHPGNPDAEQVSWSFARELLAAGLVEPTGMGDVRVWPWSTPRGDAIALALSSPDGNALFEVSRSLVSRFLRRSYALVPKGKEGDSLDMDATVAKLLADR